A stretch of Eubalaena glacialis isolate mEubGla1 chromosome 10, mEubGla1.1.hap2.+ XY, whole genome shotgun sequence DNA encodes these proteins:
- the ZBTB44 gene encoding zinc finger and BTB domain-containing protein 44 isoform X4 yields the protein MLIHSGIKPFQCDRCGKKFTRAYSLKMHRLKHEGKRCFRCQICSATFTSFGEYKHHMRVSRHIIRKPRIYECKTCGAMFTNSGNLIVHLRSLNHEASELANYFQSSDFLVPDYLNQEQEETLVQYDLGEHSFENNSSVQMPVISQVSSTQNCESTFPLGSLGGLTEKEEEMPGQPKTSACAEATREDPPKSELSSVTIE from the exons ATGCTCATCCACTCAG gAATTAAACCATTTCAGTGTGACCGATGTGGGAAAAAGTTCACCAGGGCTTACTCGCTAAAGATGCATCGCCTAAAGCATGAAGGTAAACGCTGTTTCCGGTGCCAGATATGTAGTGCCACTTTCACTTCCTTCGGGGAATATAAACACCACATGAGGGTTTCCCGGCACATTATCCGCAAGCCTCGGATTTACGAGTGCAAAACATGTGGCGCCATGTTCACCAACTCTGGAAATTTAATCGTGCACCTGAGGAGTCTGAACCATGAAGCGTCAGAGCTAGCAAACTACTTCCAGAGCAG TGATTTCCTAGTACCGGACTACTTAAACCAGGAGCAAGAAGAGACCCTTGTTCAATATGATCTTGGAGAACACAGTTTTGAAAACAACTCCTCTGTTCAGATGCCTGTAATTTCACAGGTCTCCTCGACCCAGAATTGTGAAAGCACTTTTCCCTTGGGGTCTCTTGGTGGGCTGacagaaaaagaggaggaaatgccAGGGCAGCCAAAGACCAGTGCTTGTGCCGAGGCAACCAGAGAGGACCCCCCAAAATCAGAGCTGTCTTCTGTAACTATTGAGTAA